In Sporosarcina psychrophila, a genomic segment contains:
- a CDS encoding bifunctional homocysteine S-methyltransferase/methylenetetrahydrofolate reductase: MNLLDTMKERILIGDGAMGTLLYSHGVDLCFEELNLTHPDQVLRIHQAYIEAGADIIQTNTYGANYIKLARHGLEDSVKKINKAAVQIAKNAAGKNTFVLGTIGGIHGSRTSIGTKDEIKRSFREQLYCLLLEGVDGLLLETYYDFDELTTVLKIAREETDIPIITNVSMHEAGVLQNGIELIDALQQLEDLGADIVGINCRLGPHHMLKSLETVPLMKRALLSVYPNASYPGYKDGKLFYENEPEYFEKFALSFRKAGVSLIGGCCGTTPEHIRALVKGLTIREPIQEKLVKKKEVKTEVVESELKESQPPTLLETVRKRHSIIVELDAPKHLNTGKFFEGAQALKDAGVDAITLADNSLATPRICNASMASLVKQKIGATPLVHITCRDRNLIGLQSHLMGLHTLGITELLAITGDPTKIGDFPGATSVFDVTSFELIQLIKQFNEGISKSGKSLQQKTSFTVAAAFNPNVRHLDRAVERLEKKIEAGADYFITQPIYSTEKIIEVYEATKHIETPIYIGIMPLTSSQNAEFLHNEVPGIKLTDQVRARMALSDGNREQSTKEGLEVSKELIDVALEHFHGIYLITPFMRYDMTVNLTEYIHGKVDVIVAREVVQTESIVY; encoded by the coding sequence GTGAATTTACTAGATACTATGAAAGAACGAATTTTGATCGGTGATGGTGCAATGGGAACTCTACTTTATTCTCACGGTGTGGATCTTTGTTTTGAAGAGCTGAACTTGACACATCCAGATCAAGTGCTTCGCATCCACCAAGCCTATATAGAGGCAGGTGCGGATATTATTCAAACTAATACGTATGGTGCGAATTATATCAAGTTAGCACGTCATGGGTTAGAGGACAGTGTAAAAAAGATAAATAAAGCCGCAGTTCAAATTGCGAAAAACGCAGCGGGTAAAAATACGTTCGTCCTTGGAACTATCGGGGGTATTCATGGATCTCGAACATCCATTGGAACAAAGGATGAAATCAAGCGCAGTTTTAGGGAACAACTATATTGCTTACTTCTTGAGGGAGTGGACGGCCTACTTTTAGAAACTTATTACGATTTTGATGAATTAACAACCGTGCTCAAAATTGCACGTGAGGAGACAGATATCCCGATTATTACGAATGTTTCAATGCATGAGGCGGGGGTGCTCCAAAATGGGATAGAGCTCATAGATGCCTTACAGCAGTTGGAGGATTTAGGTGCAGATATAGTAGGTATTAACTGTCGCCTTGGCCCTCACCATATGCTGAAGTCTCTAGAAACTGTGCCGTTGATGAAGCGTGCTTTACTTTCGGTGTATCCGAATGCTAGTTATCCAGGATATAAGGATGGGAAACTTTTTTACGAAAATGAGCCTGAATATTTCGAGAAGTTCGCACTGAGTTTTCGGAAGGCAGGAGTTAGTTTAATAGGAGGATGTTGTGGGACGACGCCAGAACATATTAGGGCCCTAGTGAAAGGACTTACAATTCGGGAACCAATTCAAGAAAAGCTTGTTAAGAAGAAGGAGGTAAAGACAGAGGTTGTGGAGTCTGAATTGAAGGAATCTCAACCCCCAACATTGCTTGAAACAGTGAGAAAAAGACATTCGATAATTGTTGAACTTGATGCGCCCAAACATTTAAACACGGGCAAGTTCTTTGAGGGGGCTCAGGCGTTAAAGGATGCAGGCGTGGATGCCATTACACTGGCTGATAATTCCTTAGCGACGCCAAGAATTTGCAACGCTTCAATGGCTTCACTTGTTAAACAAAAGATTGGTGCAACACCTTTGGTCCATATTACATGCCGAGATCGCAATCTAATTGGATTACAGTCACATCTCATGGGATTACACACACTGGGTATTACTGAATTGCTAGCGATTACGGGGGACCCTACGAAAATTGGTGATTTCCCCGGAGCAACATCCGTTTTCGATGTGACATCCTTTGAATTGATTCAACTCATAAAGCAATTCAATGAGGGCATTTCAAAGTCTGGAAAGTCATTGCAACAGAAAACATCCTTTACTGTGGCAGCGGCCTTTAATCCGAACGTGCGTCATTTAGATCGTGCTGTGGAGAGATTAGAGAAAAAAATAGAAGCGGGAGCCGACTATTTTATTACCCAGCCTATCTATAGCACGGAGAAGATAATTGAAGTATACGAGGCAACAAAACATATTGAGACGCCAATTTACATCGGAATTATGCCGCTGACTTCATCGCAAAACGCCGAATTTCTACACAATGAGGTACCAGGCATTAAGTTGACGGATCAAGTACGTGCAAGAATGGCTTTATCTGATGGTAATCGTGAGCAGTCTACGAAAGAAGGTTTAGAGGTTTCGAAAGAATTGATCGATGTGGCGCTGGAGCATTTTCATGGCATCTATTTAATCACTCCCTTTATGCGCTATGACATGACTGTGAATTTGACGGAGTATATACACGGTAAAGTGGACGTGATTGTAGCAAGGGAGGTGGTCCAAACCGAGAGTATCGTGTATTAA